Below is a window of Clavibacter michiganensis subsp. tessellarius DNA.
GGCGGTGAGCTCCTCGATGCTCGTGGGGACGGCGACGCCCGCCTCCTCGAACATGTCCTTGCGGTAGAAGAACAGGCGGCTGCCCGCGTAGAACGGCGCCGCGTACATCTGGCCGTCGTGCGAGCCGAGCTCCACGAGCGACTGCGTGAGGCTCGCGCCGCCCAGCTCCTCCTTCATGTCCTCGAGGCTGGTGAGGGCCCCGACCGCGCAGAACGTGGGGGCCTGCGTGTTGCCGAGCTCGATGATGTCGGGGGTCGAGTCGGCGCTCGCGAGCGAGGTCTGGAGCTTGGAGACGATGCCGTCCCACACCTGCAGCTCGATCGTGAGCGTGGATCCGGGGTGCTGCTCCTCGAACGCCTTCTTCAGCCAGTCGCGCGCCTCCTGGGAGACCGAGTCGGTCATCATCCAGACACGGAGGTCGGCCGTGGCGGGGCCGCCCCCGCCGCCGGATCCGGAGGCGCAGGCGGCGAGGAGGGCGGTGAGCCCGAAGGCGCCTCCCAGCCCGATGGCGGTACGGCGGGTGATGTCGGCCATGACGTGTCTCCTGGGGGTCGCGATGCGGGCTCGGGTGGACCCCATGGTGCGAGCGCCGGGCCCCGCGCAGGCACGCGCCGTGTTAAATCGCGCCTGCATAAACATGTTCTTCATCTGCGGCGCGGGCGGATCCGCATGCCCGTGCTTCCATGGGCCCATGACGCGACCGGCCGACCCGTCCCGAGATCGACGCGTGGCGGTCGAGATCGCCGTGCAGGACGCGGCCTCCGCGCGCACCGCCCGCGGCGCCGGCGCCGACCGGGTCGAGCTGTGCTCCGCGCTCGCCGCGACGGGCGGCGTGACCCCGAGCATCGGGCTAGTGGAGGCCGTGGTCGCCGTGGGGCTGCCGGTGCACGTGCTGATCCGGCCGCGGCCGGGCGGGTTCGTGCACGACGCCGACGAGCGCGCCGTCATGCTGCGCGACGTGCGGGCGGCGCTCGCCGCGGGGGCCGCGGGCATCGTCTCCGGCGGGCTCACCGCGGACGGGCGGGTGGACCGGGACCTCCTCGCCCGGCTCGTCGACGCGACGGGCGACGCCGTCTTCACGTTCCACCGGGCGATCGACGCCGTCGACGACCGGGAGGCCGCGCTCGACGCCCTCCTCGCCGCCGGGGTCGGCCGCGTGCTCACGTCGGGCGGCGCCGCGCGGGCGGGCGACGCGGTGCCGGCGCTCGCGGAGCTGGTGGCGCGCGCCGACGGGCGGATCGAGATCCAGGCCGGCGGGGGAGTGACGGTCGACGCGATCCCGGGGCTCGTGCGGGCGGGCGTCGACGCGATCCACCTCTCGGCCCGGCGGCGCGTGAGCGCCACGCGCGTGGGCCCGAGCGGCGGCGAGGCGGCGCACGACGTGGCCGACGGGGGGATCGTGGCGGCGGCGGTCGCGGCGGCGCGGGAGGGGGCGAGGGCCCGGTCGTAGCGCGGCGGGCTCCGCGCACGTCGAGCAGCCCCGGGGGACACTGCCGACGGGGGAGGGCGGGGCGCCGCCCTCCCCCGACGGGCGCTAGCGCAGGACGCGCAGGTCGGTCGCGGCCTCGATCGCCGTGATCGAGGTGAAGGCGCTGCGGTCCGCGCCGCCGCGGGGGATGTTGCCGTAGTGGATCCCGTACGCGGTGTTGCCGTAGAACCAGGGGCCGCCGCTGTCGCCCTCCTGGGTGATGTAGCCGTCGACCTGCCAGAGGTTCGCGTAGGTGACGCCGTTCGCGTTGACCGTGGTGGTCGGGCCGTTGATGACCTGCGAGCAGCCGTAGGCCGTGACGGTGCCGTACTTGCAGACGTTCATGCCGACGAAGGGCGCGGCGACGGCGGTGGCCTTGCGGCGGATCAGCGTGGATCCGGCCTTCTGGCTGATGAACTCGTTGTGCACGGACTCCGAGGAGCTGAACCACTGCTCGTCGAGCTGGCCGCTGTCGCCGTGGCCCTCGAAGGTGAGGATCTGGCGGGACTCGTAGTTCAGGTCGTCCGGGCAGTGCGATGCGGTGATCAGGCCGGTGGCGCCGGTGCGCGCGTTGCGGACCGTGAAGCCGGCCGTGCAGGCGAGCTGCTGCGTGTTCCCGATGCCGAGCGCGGTGCCGCCGGAGAGGACCTCCTGGCTCGGGTCCTCGTCGGTGAGGGCGACCTCGACGGGGACCGTCGCGGCCTGGGCGACGGCGGCCTCGGCCCGGTCGGTCCCGGCCTGCGCCGCGGCGGTGACATCCACGGAAGCGGAGGCGGACGCGGATGCGTCGGGCAGCACGGCGGCCGCGGTGACGGTCGTGCCGTCCTCGCTCATGCTCGCCTCGACGCTCTCGGCGCCGAGCTCGGCCTGCACGGCCTGCGCGGCGGCGGCCACGGCCGTGCTGCGCTCCTCGGCGGTGAGGGGCGCGTCGGTCGTGGTGCGGACGTCGGGGGCGAGCTCGCCGAGCGGCGCGAGCGCGGCGGCGGCGACCGGCTCGGTGAAGGCGACCCAGTACCCGGGACCCGTGGCGTCCTTGCCGGCGTTCGCGAAGCCGTCCACGCCCTGCAGGGTGGCGAGGGCCTGGCCGAAGAGCACGTCGCGGTGCTGCTCGGCGCGCACCTCCTCGACGGGCCGCCCGGTCTGCTCGGCGATGTGCGCCGCATCGATCGCCTCGGCGGCGGCGTCGGAGAGGGGAGCCGCGACAGGCTGCTCGACATCGACCTGCGGGCGCAGGGCGCCGAATGCCGGGCTCAGGGACGTCACTCCCAATATCACGGCCGTGGCCGCCGTGATCGTTATCCTCTTGTGACGCATTCGCGAACTCCTTCATTCGTGTGGAAATGGTCGCGCGAAATGCGCCCCTCGTTCATCGTGCACCTCCGGAGAGCCGGTCGGTGACGCGCTCGGAGGCGCTCTCCCGAGTACAGGCAATGCACGCCCGCGTGTGTCCTCGCTTATGAGGACTTGCGTGGTGCGGAGGGCCCGGAATGCATGCGGAAACGACCGGACCCCCAATTCGGGGCGATCCGGGGGAGGCCGCGACGGCATTCGCCCGCACCCCTAACTTGAGACCGGGCGATGCTGCCCGCTTTTCCAGGAATAAGGGAGCAACATGCGCGGTCGACGCGTTTTCAGCTGGCGTTCCGCCGGCAAGGTGAGGTGCACGATCGCGGTCATCGCGACGAGCGCCGTGATGATCACCGGACTCGGCACCATGCCGGCGTCCGCCGAGACGGCCGCGGGGCCGGTGCAGTTCGAGGACCAGACGCAGGACCCTGCGCAGGTCAACAAGCAGATGCAGGACGAGGCCCAGAAGGCCGCGA
It encodes the following:
- a CDS encoding copper homeostasis protein CutC, which encodes MTRPADPSRDRRVAVEIAVQDAASARTARGAGADRVELCSALAATGGVTPSIGLVEAVVAVGLPVHVLIRPRPGGFVHDADERAVMLRDVRAALAAGAAGIVSGGLTADGRVDRDLLARLVDATGDAVFTFHRAIDAVDDREAALDALLAAGVGRVLTSGGAARAGDAVPALAELVARADGRIEIQAGGGVTVDAIPGLVRAGVDAIHLSARRRVSATRVGPSGGEAAHDVADGGIVAAAVAAAREGARARS